One Pyxicephalus adspersus chromosome 3, UCB_Pads_2.0, whole genome shotgun sequence genomic window carries:
- the PCSK4 gene encoding proprotein convertase subtilisin/kexin type 4 isoform X2: MRSWSCAVLILCIGVPGLLTLRVYTNSWAVQVDGGPEEAERIAKKFGFINLGQVILGSDLYHLQHRGVHRKSFTPHRGRLIRLKKEAKVQWHEQQTLKKRTKRNINVVPTDPLFHKQWYMNNNISPDLNVLTAWSHGFSGRGVVVTILDDGIEKDHPDLQANFDPRASFDFNDNDPDPQPRYTPSNENSHGTRCAGEVAAIANNNVCGAGIAYNARVGGIRMLDGLITDVIEARSLSLNPQHIDIYSASWGPEDDGRTVDGPGILAMEAFYRGIVNGRGGLGSIFIWASGNGGLHYDDCNTDGYSNSIYSLSVVSTTENGEVPWYSEACSSILTTTFSSGKKTDRQITTTDLRNQCTEHHTGTSASAPLAAGIIALALEANPALTWRDVQHIVVRASSPANLVADDWEVNGVGRKVSHHYGYGLLNAGKLVDLAQKWEMTRPQKRCEINFVNRPQKFSSGLIISQNISACAGLPNYILSLEHIQAQISLSYTRRGDLEIYLTSPLGTRSVLVSVRPYDLSSEGYSKWTFMSIRSWDENPQGMWTLELVNKGNYWNNGFLNSFTLILYGTDENLMDRKIFEPVLGDCVTRDLNGTCQECEMPFNAFGHLCIFYCPAKYFKIVQPVKTTGKLPVISHTAHVCAPCHHSCYTCIGPSANNCTACPLFSSFNHEEHTCSQSFYPKIDRASKSKETWKSFAIMISLIPGGIVFLVCLISLSFWMLRRIHVYRFSLSRMSPISGLEMSP; encoded by the exons ATGAGGAGCTGGTCCTGTGCTGTGCTTATCCTGTGTATAGGGGTGCCGGGGCTCCTTACCCTGCGCGTGTACACGAACAGCTGGGCTGTGCAGGTTGATGGGGGCCCAGAGGAGGCGGAAAGGATCGCCAAGAAGTTTGGCTTCATTAACCTAGGACAG GTTATTCTTGGCAGTGATTTATATCATTTGCAGCATCGCGGAGTGCATAGAAAATCTTTCACACCTCATCGAGGCAGGCTCATCAGACTAAAAAAGGAAGCTAAG gtgcagTGGCATGAAcaacagactttaaaaaaaaggactaaaagaaatataaatgttgtGCCTACAGATCCCTTGTTCCATAAACAATGGTACATG AACAATAACATTAGTCCAGACTTGAATGTGTTAACTGCATGGAGTCATGGCTTCTCAGGACGAGGTGTGGTAGTAACTATCCTGGATGATGGCATTGAGAAAGATCACCCAGATCTTCAAGCAAATTTT gATCCAAGGGCAAGTTTTGATTTCAATGATAATGACCCTGATCCACAGCCACGTTATACCCCATCTAATGAAAACAG TCATGGAACACGTTGTGCTGGAGAAGTGGCTGCTATAGCAAATAATAATGTCTGTGGTGCAGGAATTGCATACAACGCAAGAGTAGGAG GCATCCGAATGCTTGATGGATTGATCACAGATGTTATTGAAGCACGGTCACTGAGTCTGAATCCTCAGCACATTGACATTTACAGCGCAAGCTGGGGTCCTGAGGATGATGGGAGGACTGTGGATGGGCCAGGAATTCTAGCTATGGAGGCCTTTTATAGAGGAATTGTAAAT GGTCGCGGTGGACTTGGTTCCATTTTTATTTGGGCATCTGGAAATGGTGGACTGCATTATGATGACTGTAACACTGATGGCTACAGCAATAGTATATACTCGTTGTCTGTTGTCAGCACCACAGAGAATGGAGAAGTTCCATGGTACAGTGAAGCGTGTTCTTCCATACTCACAACCACATTTAGTAGTGGcaaaaagacagacagacagatt ACCACCACTGACCTGCGTAACCAGTGCACTGAACACCACACAGGAACATCCGCATCGGCACCTTTAGCTGCTGGGATAATCGCCCTTGCACTGGAAGCAAA TCCTGCCCTCACATGGAGGGATGTGCAACACATTGTGGTGAGAGCATCAAGTCCTGCTAATCTAGTTGCTGATGACTGGGAGGTAAATGGAGTTGGAAGAAAAG TGAGTCATCATTATGGTTATGGgcttttaaatgctggaaaactgGTGGATCTTGCACAGAAGTGGGAAATGACGCGTCCTCAGAAAAGATGTGAAATCAACTTTGTAAACAGACCTCA GAAATTTTCTTCTGGTCTTATTATAAGCCAAAACATTAGTGCCTGCGCTGGACTTCCTAACTACATTCTGTCCTTAGAACATATCCAGGCCCAAATATCCCTCAGTTATACCCGGAGGGGTGACCTTGAAATTTACCTCACCAGTCCATTGGGAACACGTTCTGTATTAGTATCTGTGAG ACCATATGACCTGAGCTCTGAAGGGTATAGCAAATGGACTTTCATGAGCATTCGCAGTTGGGATGAGAACCCACAGGGCATGTGGACGCTAGAGCTGGTGAACAAAGGAAACTACTGGAACAATG gcttCCTAAACAGTTTCACACTGATTCTATATGGCACTGATGAAAACCTAATGGACAGAAAGATATTTGAGCCTGTGTTAGGAGACTGTGTGACTCGTGACCTCAATGGAACATGCCAGG AATGTGAGATGCCATTTAATGCTTTCGGGCACCTTTGCATTTTTTACTGCCCTGCAAAATATTTCAAGATAGTACAGCCTGTTAAGACAACTGGAAAATTGCCTGTAATTTCTCACACTGCTCATGTCTGTGCACCTTGTCACCATTCGTGCTATACCTGCATAGGGCCATCTGCTAATAATTGCACCGCCTGTCCCCTTTTTTCGTCATTCAATCATGAAGAACATACCTGCTCACAGTCTTTTTATCCAAAGATAGATCGTGCCAGTAAATCCAAAGAAACTTGGAAAAGTTTTGCCATTATGATATCCTTGATTCCAGGAGGCATTGTGTTCTTAGTCTGCcttatttctttatctttctgGATGTTAAGAAGAATACATGTGTACAGATTCTCCCTTTCTAGGATGTCACCCATATCTGGCCTGGAAATGTCACCATAG
- the PCSK4 gene encoding proprotein convertase subtilisin/kexin type 4 isoform X3, translating into MRSWSCAVLILCIGVPGLLTLRVYTNSWAVQVDGGPEEAERIAKKFGFINLGQVILGSDLYHLQHRGVHRKSFTPHRGRLIRLKKEAKVQWHEQQTLKKRTKRNINVVPTDPLFHKQWYMNNNISPDLNVLTAWSHGFSGRGVVVTILDDGIEKDHPDLQANFDPRASFDFNDNDPDPQPRYTPSNENSHGTRCAGEVAAIANNNVCGAGIAYNARVGGYCLGIRMLDGLITDVIEARSLSLNPQHIDIYSASWGPEDDGRTVDGPGILAMEAFYRGIVNGRGGLGSIFIWASGNGGLHYDDCNTDGYSNSIYSLSVVSTTENGEVPWYSEACSSILTTTFSSGKKTDRQITTTDLRNQCTEHHTGTSASAPLAAGIIALALEANPALTWRDVQHIVVRASSPANLVADDWEVNGVGRKVSHHYGYGLLNAGKLVDLAQKWEMTRPQKRCEINFVNRPQPYDLSSEGYSKWTFMSIRSWDENPQGMWTLELVNKGNYWNNGFLNSFTLILYGTDENLMDRKIFEPVLGDCVTRDLNGTCQECEMPFNAFGHLCIFYCPAKYFKIVQPVKTTGKLPVISHTAHVCAPCHHSCYTCIGPSANNCTACPLFSSFNHEEHTCSQSFYPKIDRASKSKETWKSFAIMISLIPGGIVFLVCLISLSFWMLRRIHVYRFSLSRMSPISGLEMSP; encoded by the exons ATGAGGAGCTGGTCCTGTGCTGTGCTTATCCTGTGTATAGGGGTGCCGGGGCTCCTTACCCTGCGCGTGTACACGAACAGCTGGGCTGTGCAGGTTGATGGGGGCCCAGAGGAGGCGGAAAGGATCGCCAAGAAGTTTGGCTTCATTAACCTAGGACAG GTTATTCTTGGCAGTGATTTATATCATTTGCAGCATCGCGGAGTGCATAGAAAATCTTTCACACCTCATCGAGGCAGGCTCATCAGACTAAAAAAGGAAGCTAAG gtgcagTGGCATGAAcaacagactttaaaaaaaaggactaaaagaaatataaatgttgtGCCTACAGATCCCTTGTTCCATAAACAATGGTACATG AACAATAACATTAGTCCAGACTTGAATGTGTTAACTGCATGGAGTCATGGCTTCTCAGGACGAGGTGTGGTAGTAACTATCCTGGATGATGGCATTGAGAAAGATCACCCAGATCTTCAAGCAAATTTT gATCCAAGGGCAAGTTTTGATTTCAATGATAATGACCCTGATCCACAGCCACGTTATACCCCATCTAATGAAAACAG TCATGGAACACGTTGTGCTGGAGAAGTGGCTGCTATAGCAAATAATAATGTCTGTGGTGCAGGAATTGCATACAACGCAAGAGTAGGAG GCTATTGCCTAGGCATCCGAATGCTTGATGGATTGATCACAGATGTTATTGAAGCACGGTCACTGAGTCTGAATCCTCAGCACATTGACATTTACAGCGCAAGCTGGGGTCCTGAGGATGATGGGAGGACTGTGGATGGGCCAGGAATTCTAGCTATGGAGGCCTTTTATAGAGGAATTGTAAAT GGTCGCGGTGGACTTGGTTCCATTTTTATTTGGGCATCTGGAAATGGTGGACTGCATTATGATGACTGTAACACTGATGGCTACAGCAATAGTATATACTCGTTGTCTGTTGTCAGCACCACAGAGAATGGAGAAGTTCCATGGTACAGTGAAGCGTGTTCTTCCATACTCACAACCACATTTAGTAGTGGcaaaaagacagacagacagatt ACCACCACTGACCTGCGTAACCAGTGCACTGAACACCACACAGGAACATCCGCATCGGCACCTTTAGCTGCTGGGATAATCGCCCTTGCACTGGAAGCAAA TCCTGCCCTCACATGGAGGGATGTGCAACACATTGTGGTGAGAGCATCAAGTCCTGCTAATCTAGTTGCTGATGACTGGGAGGTAAATGGAGTTGGAAGAAAAG TGAGTCATCATTATGGTTATGGgcttttaaatgctggaaaactgGTGGATCTTGCACAGAAGTGGGAAATGACGCGTCCTCAGAAAAGATGTGAAATCAACTTTGTAAACAGACCTCA ACCATATGACCTGAGCTCTGAAGGGTATAGCAAATGGACTTTCATGAGCATTCGCAGTTGGGATGAGAACCCACAGGGCATGTGGACGCTAGAGCTGGTGAACAAAGGAAACTACTGGAACAATG gcttCCTAAACAGTTTCACACTGATTCTATATGGCACTGATGAAAACCTAATGGACAGAAAGATATTTGAGCCTGTGTTAGGAGACTGTGTGACTCGTGACCTCAATGGAACATGCCAGG AATGTGAGATGCCATTTAATGCTTTCGGGCACCTTTGCATTTTTTACTGCCCTGCAAAATATTTCAAGATAGTACAGCCTGTTAAGACAACTGGAAAATTGCCTGTAATTTCTCACACTGCTCATGTCTGTGCACCTTGTCACCATTCGTGCTATACCTGCATAGGGCCATCTGCTAATAATTGCACCGCCTGTCCCCTTTTTTCGTCATTCAATCATGAAGAACATACCTGCTCACAGTCTTTTTATCCAAAGATAGATCGTGCCAGTAAATCCAAAGAAACTTGGAAAAGTTTTGCCATTATGATATCCTTGATTCCAGGAGGCATTGTGTTCTTAGTCTGCcttatttctttatctttctgGATGTTAAGAAGAATACATGTGTACAGATTCTCCCTTTCTAGGATGTCACCCATATCTGGCCTGGAAATGTCACCATAG
- the PCSK4 gene encoding proprotein convertase subtilisin/kexin type 4 isoform X1 — translation MRSWSCAVLILCIGVPGLLTLRVYTNSWAVQVDGGPEEAERIAKKFGFINLGQVILGSDLYHLQHRGVHRKSFTPHRGRLIRLKKEAKVQWHEQQTLKKRTKRNINVVPTDPLFHKQWYMNNNISPDLNVLTAWSHGFSGRGVVVTILDDGIEKDHPDLQANFDPRASFDFNDNDPDPQPRYTPSNENSHGTRCAGEVAAIANNNVCGAGIAYNARVGGYCLGIRMLDGLITDVIEARSLSLNPQHIDIYSASWGPEDDGRTVDGPGILAMEAFYRGIVNGRGGLGSIFIWASGNGGLHYDDCNTDGYSNSIYSLSVVSTTENGEVPWYSEACSSILTTTFSSGKKTDRQITTTDLRNQCTEHHTGTSASAPLAAGIIALALEANPALTWRDVQHIVVRASSPANLVADDWEVNGVGRKVSHHYGYGLLNAGKLVDLAQKWEMTRPQKRCEINFVNRPQKFSSGLIISQNISACAGLPNYILSLEHIQAQISLSYTRRGDLEIYLTSPLGTRSVLVSVRPYDLSSEGYSKWTFMSIRSWDENPQGMWTLELVNKGNYWNNGFLNSFTLILYGTDENLMDRKIFEPVLGDCVTRDLNGTCQECEMPFNAFGHLCIFYCPAKYFKIVQPVKTTGKLPVISHTAHVCAPCHHSCYTCIGPSANNCTACPLFSSFNHEEHTCSQSFYPKIDRASKSKETWKSFAIMISLIPGGIVFLVCLISLSFWMLRRIHVYRFSLSRMSPISGLEMSP, via the exons ATGAGGAGCTGGTCCTGTGCTGTGCTTATCCTGTGTATAGGGGTGCCGGGGCTCCTTACCCTGCGCGTGTACACGAACAGCTGGGCTGTGCAGGTTGATGGGGGCCCAGAGGAGGCGGAAAGGATCGCCAAGAAGTTTGGCTTCATTAACCTAGGACAG GTTATTCTTGGCAGTGATTTATATCATTTGCAGCATCGCGGAGTGCATAGAAAATCTTTCACACCTCATCGAGGCAGGCTCATCAGACTAAAAAAGGAAGCTAAG gtgcagTGGCATGAAcaacagactttaaaaaaaaggactaaaagaaatataaatgttgtGCCTACAGATCCCTTGTTCCATAAACAATGGTACATG AACAATAACATTAGTCCAGACTTGAATGTGTTAACTGCATGGAGTCATGGCTTCTCAGGACGAGGTGTGGTAGTAACTATCCTGGATGATGGCATTGAGAAAGATCACCCAGATCTTCAAGCAAATTTT gATCCAAGGGCAAGTTTTGATTTCAATGATAATGACCCTGATCCACAGCCACGTTATACCCCATCTAATGAAAACAG TCATGGAACACGTTGTGCTGGAGAAGTGGCTGCTATAGCAAATAATAATGTCTGTGGTGCAGGAATTGCATACAACGCAAGAGTAGGAG GCTATTGCCTAGGCATCCGAATGCTTGATGGATTGATCACAGATGTTATTGAAGCACGGTCACTGAGTCTGAATCCTCAGCACATTGACATTTACAGCGCAAGCTGGGGTCCTGAGGATGATGGGAGGACTGTGGATGGGCCAGGAATTCTAGCTATGGAGGCCTTTTATAGAGGAATTGTAAAT GGTCGCGGTGGACTTGGTTCCATTTTTATTTGGGCATCTGGAAATGGTGGACTGCATTATGATGACTGTAACACTGATGGCTACAGCAATAGTATATACTCGTTGTCTGTTGTCAGCACCACAGAGAATGGAGAAGTTCCATGGTACAGTGAAGCGTGTTCTTCCATACTCACAACCACATTTAGTAGTGGcaaaaagacagacagacagatt ACCACCACTGACCTGCGTAACCAGTGCACTGAACACCACACAGGAACATCCGCATCGGCACCTTTAGCTGCTGGGATAATCGCCCTTGCACTGGAAGCAAA TCCTGCCCTCACATGGAGGGATGTGCAACACATTGTGGTGAGAGCATCAAGTCCTGCTAATCTAGTTGCTGATGACTGGGAGGTAAATGGAGTTGGAAGAAAAG TGAGTCATCATTATGGTTATGGgcttttaaatgctggaaaactgGTGGATCTTGCACAGAAGTGGGAAATGACGCGTCCTCAGAAAAGATGTGAAATCAACTTTGTAAACAGACCTCA GAAATTTTCTTCTGGTCTTATTATAAGCCAAAACATTAGTGCCTGCGCTGGACTTCCTAACTACATTCTGTCCTTAGAACATATCCAGGCCCAAATATCCCTCAGTTATACCCGGAGGGGTGACCTTGAAATTTACCTCACCAGTCCATTGGGAACACGTTCTGTATTAGTATCTGTGAG ACCATATGACCTGAGCTCTGAAGGGTATAGCAAATGGACTTTCATGAGCATTCGCAGTTGGGATGAGAACCCACAGGGCATGTGGACGCTAGAGCTGGTGAACAAAGGAAACTACTGGAACAATG gcttCCTAAACAGTTTCACACTGATTCTATATGGCACTGATGAAAACCTAATGGACAGAAAGATATTTGAGCCTGTGTTAGGAGACTGTGTGACTCGTGACCTCAATGGAACATGCCAGG AATGTGAGATGCCATTTAATGCTTTCGGGCACCTTTGCATTTTTTACTGCCCTGCAAAATATTTCAAGATAGTACAGCCTGTTAAGACAACTGGAAAATTGCCTGTAATTTCTCACACTGCTCATGTCTGTGCACCTTGTCACCATTCGTGCTATACCTGCATAGGGCCATCTGCTAATAATTGCACCGCCTGTCCCCTTTTTTCGTCATTCAATCATGAAGAACATACCTGCTCACAGTCTTTTTATCCAAAGATAGATCGTGCCAGTAAATCCAAAGAAACTTGGAAAAGTTTTGCCATTATGATATCCTTGATTCCAGGAGGCATTGTGTTCTTAGTCTGCcttatttctttatctttctgGATGTTAAGAAGAATACATGTGTACAGATTCTCCCTTTCTAGGATGTCACCCATATCTGGCCTGGAAATGTCACCATAG
- the PCSK4 gene encoding proprotein convertase subtilisin/kexin type 4 isoform X4, giving the protein MNNNISPDLNVLTAWSHGFSGRGVVVTILDDGIEKDHPDLQANFDPRASFDFNDNDPDPQPRYTPSNENSHGTRCAGEVAAIANNNVCGAGIAYNARVGGYCLGIRMLDGLITDVIEARSLSLNPQHIDIYSASWGPEDDGRTVDGPGILAMEAFYRGIVNGRGGLGSIFIWASGNGGLHYDDCNTDGYSNSIYSLSVVSTTENGEVPWYSEACSSILTTTFSSGKKTDRQITTTDLRNQCTEHHTGTSASAPLAAGIIALALEANPALTWRDVQHIVVRASSPANLVADDWEVNGVGRKVSHHYGYGLLNAGKLVDLAQKWEMTRPQKRCEINFVNRPQKFSSGLIISQNISACAGLPNYILSLEHIQAQISLSYTRRGDLEIYLTSPLGTRSVLVSVRPYDLSSEGYSKWTFMSIRSWDENPQGMWTLELVNKGNYWNNGFLNSFTLILYGTDENLMDRKIFEPVLGDCVTRDLNGTCQECEMPFNAFGHLCIFYCPAKYFKIVQPVKTTGKLPVISHTAHVCAPCHHSCYTCIGPSANNCTACPLFSSFNHEEHTCSQSFYPKIDRASKSKETWKSFAIMISLIPGGIVFLVCLISLSFWMLRRIHVYRFSLSRMSPISGLEMSP; this is encoded by the exons ATG AACAATAACATTAGTCCAGACTTGAATGTGTTAACTGCATGGAGTCATGGCTTCTCAGGACGAGGTGTGGTAGTAACTATCCTGGATGATGGCATTGAGAAAGATCACCCAGATCTTCAAGCAAATTTT gATCCAAGGGCAAGTTTTGATTTCAATGATAATGACCCTGATCCACAGCCACGTTATACCCCATCTAATGAAAACAG TCATGGAACACGTTGTGCTGGAGAAGTGGCTGCTATAGCAAATAATAATGTCTGTGGTGCAGGAATTGCATACAACGCAAGAGTAGGAG GCTATTGCCTAGGCATCCGAATGCTTGATGGATTGATCACAGATGTTATTGAAGCACGGTCACTGAGTCTGAATCCTCAGCACATTGACATTTACAGCGCAAGCTGGGGTCCTGAGGATGATGGGAGGACTGTGGATGGGCCAGGAATTCTAGCTATGGAGGCCTTTTATAGAGGAATTGTAAAT GGTCGCGGTGGACTTGGTTCCATTTTTATTTGGGCATCTGGAAATGGTGGACTGCATTATGATGACTGTAACACTGATGGCTACAGCAATAGTATATACTCGTTGTCTGTTGTCAGCACCACAGAGAATGGAGAAGTTCCATGGTACAGTGAAGCGTGTTCTTCCATACTCACAACCACATTTAGTAGTGGcaaaaagacagacagacagatt ACCACCACTGACCTGCGTAACCAGTGCACTGAACACCACACAGGAACATCCGCATCGGCACCTTTAGCTGCTGGGATAATCGCCCTTGCACTGGAAGCAAA TCCTGCCCTCACATGGAGGGATGTGCAACACATTGTGGTGAGAGCATCAAGTCCTGCTAATCTAGTTGCTGATGACTGGGAGGTAAATGGAGTTGGAAGAAAAG TGAGTCATCATTATGGTTATGGgcttttaaatgctggaaaactgGTGGATCTTGCACAGAAGTGGGAAATGACGCGTCCTCAGAAAAGATGTGAAATCAACTTTGTAAACAGACCTCA GAAATTTTCTTCTGGTCTTATTATAAGCCAAAACATTAGTGCCTGCGCTGGACTTCCTAACTACATTCTGTCCTTAGAACATATCCAGGCCCAAATATCCCTCAGTTATACCCGGAGGGGTGACCTTGAAATTTACCTCACCAGTCCATTGGGAACACGTTCTGTATTAGTATCTGTGAG ACCATATGACCTGAGCTCTGAAGGGTATAGCAAATGGACTTTCATGAGCATTCGCAGTTGGGATGAGAACCCACAGGGCATGTGGACGCTAGAGCTGGTGAACAAAGGAAACTACTGGAACAATG gcttCCTAAACAGTTTCACACTGATTCTATATGGCACTGATGAAAACCTAATGGACAGAAAGATATTTGAGCCTGTGTTAGGAGACTGTGTGACTCGTGACCTCAATGGAACATGCCAGG AATGTGAGATGCCATTTAATGCTTTCGGGCACCTTTGCATTTTTTACTGCCCTGCAAAATATTTCAAGATAGTACAGCCTGTTAAGACAACTGGAAAATTGCCTGTAATTTCTCACACTGCTCATGTCTGTGCACCTTGTCACCATTCGTGCTATACCTGCATAGGGCCATCTGCTAATAATTGCACCGCCTGTCCCCTTTTTTCGTCATTCAATCATGAAGAACATACCTGCTCACAGTCTTTTTATCCAAAGATAGATCGTGCCAGTAAATCCAAAGAAACTTGGAAAAGTTTTGCCATTATGATATCCTTGATTCCAGGAGGCATTGTGTTCTTAGTCTGCcttatttctttatctttctgGATGTTAAGAAGAATACATGTGTACAGATTCTCCCTTTCTAGGATGTCACCCATATCTGGCCTGGAAATGTCACCATAG
- the REEP6 gene encoding receptor expression-enhancing protein 6 isoform X3, whose translation MASLRERFTNYLNGDNFVSRLLGKAEEKTGIKKYYLATGSLCSLGLYLIFGYGASLVCNLIGFVYPAYTSIKAIESADKKDDTQWLTYWVVYGVFSVVEFFSDIFLFWFPFYYLGKCAFLLWCMAPFSWNGSQIIYSRFILPFFLKHHQTVDSVVSDLGGQALNTAENVTRQDTNKQQISSGP comes from the exons ATGGCTTCTCTCCGGGAACGCTTCACTAACTACCTGAACGGGGATAATTTCGTGTCCCGGCTACTGGGGAAGGCGGAGGAGAAGACTGGCATCAAGAAGTACTACTTGGCTACCG GCTCCCTCTGCTCTCTGGGCTTGTACCTAATATTTGGTTACGGGGCTTCTCTGGTCTGCAATTTGATTGGCTTTGTGTATCCTGCTTATACTTC AATTAAAGCCATCGAAAGTGCAGACAAAAAAGATGACACCCAATGGCTGACATACTGGGTGGTTTATGGCGTATTCAGCGTGGTGgagtttttttctgatatttttctcTTCTGGTTTCCATTTTACTATTTGGGGaag TGTGCATTCTTGCTGTGGTGTATGGCTCCTTTCTCGTGGAATGGATCCCAGATTATTTATAGTCGTTTCATTCTGCCTTTCTTCCTAAAGCACCACCAGACTGTAGACAGTGTAGTGAGTGATTTGGGAGGTCAGGCTTTAAACACCGCAGAGAATGTGACGAGACAAG ACACTAACAAGCAGCAGATCTCTTCTGGCCCGTGA
- the REEP6 gene encoding receptor expression-enhancing protein 6 isoform X1, with product MASLRERFTNYLNGDNFVSRLLGKAEEKTGIKKYYLATGSLCSLGLYLIFGYGASLVCNLIGFVYPAYTSIKAIESADKKDDTQWLTYWVVYGVFSVVEFFSDIFLFWFPFYYLGKCAFLLWCMAPFSWNGSQIIYSRFILPFFLKHHQTVDSVVSDLGGQALNTAENVTRQVLQTLTSSRSLLARDGGQQALPSTSHSKEQ from the exons ATGGCTTCTCTCCGGGAACGCTTCACTAACTACCTGAACGGGGATAATTTCGTGTCCCGGCTACTGGGGAAGGCGGAGGAGAAGACTGGCATCAAGAAGTACTACTTGGCTACCG GCTCCCTCTGCTCTCTGGGCTTGTACCTAATATTTGGTTACGGGGCTTCTCTGGTCTGCAATTTGATTGGCTTTGTGTATCCTGCTTATACTTC AATTAAAGCCATCGAAAGTGCAGACAAAAAAGATGACACCCAATGGCTGACATACTGGGTGGTTTATGGCGTATTCAGCGTGGTGgagtttttttctgatatttttctcTTCTGGTTTCCATTTTACTATTTGGGGaag TGTGCATTCTTGCTGTGGTGTATGGCTCCTTTCTCGTGGAATGGATCCCAGATTATTTATAGTCGTTTCATTCTGCCTTTCTTCCTAAAGCACCACCAGACTGTAGACAGTGTAGTGAGTGATTTGGGAGGTCAGGCTTTAAACACCGCAGAGAATGTGACGAGACAAG TCCTGCAGACACTAACAAGCAGCAGATCTCTTCTGGCCCGTGATGGAGGGCAACAGGCCCTTCCCAGCACATCT CACTCAAAGGAGCAGTAA
- the REEP6 gene encoding receptor expression-enhancing protein 6 isoform X2, with translation MASLRERFTNYLNGDNFVSRLLGKAEEKTGIKKYYLATGSLCSLGLYLIFGYGASLVCNLIGFVYPAYTSIKAIESADKKDDTQWLTYWVVYGVFSVVEFFSDIFLFWFPFYYLGKCAFLLWCMAPFSWNGSQIIYSRFILPFFLKHHQTVDSVVSDLGGQALNTAENVTRQALKGAVTHSLEKEKDK, from the exons ATGGCTTCTCTCCGGGAACGCTTCACTAACTACCTGAACGGGGATAATTTCGTGTCCCGGCTACTGGGGAAGGCGGAGGAGAAGACTGGCATCAAGAAGTACTACTTGGCTACCG GCTCCCTCTGCTCTCTGGGCTTGTACCTAATATTTGGTTACGGGGCTTCTCTGGTCTGCAATTTGATTGGCTTTGTGTATCCTGCTTATACTTC AATTAAAGCCATCGAAAGTGCAGACAAAAAAGATGACACCCAATGGCTGACATACTGGGTGGTTTATGGCGTATTCAGCGTGGTGgagtttttttctgatatttttctcTTCTGGTTTCCATTTTACTATTTGGGGaag TGTGCATTCTTGCTGTGGTGTATGGCTCCTTTCTCGTGGAATGGATCCCAGATTATTTATAGTCGTTTCATTCTGCCTTTCTTCCTAAAGCACCACCAGACTGTAGACAGTGTAGTGAGTGATTTGGGAGGTCAGGCTTTAAACACCGCAGAGAATGTGACGAGACAAG CACTCAAAGGAGCAGTAACGCATtcattggaaaaagaaaaggacaaaTGA